The Prinia subflava isolate CZ2003 ecotype Zambia chromosome 5, Cam_Psub_1.2, whole genome shotgun sequence genome window below encodes:
- the ZFYVE19 gene encoding abscission/NoCut checkpoint regulator, translating into MDSRCYGCASKFSVFKKECGCKNCGRSFCSGCRSFSAVVPRCGNTQQKVCKQCHEKLTGEGSQSSSAKWSPPENYKKRVAAFEAKQNQLKDQQKAAAKPPGQARCRYQGLSKEDRAIAERLERLREERKPKSIPTQAEIEARLAALKEDGRGPVPSTQEMEDRLAVLQGRDPPSQAPRPVHQPPDTRSLVQQTDDLLTQLSEEVAIDEHYRRRIQPQAVSSQSLNDLNRQSEDCVCPANLDPKQLEEEKNKLLAEAAAELREENTRQEKILQVAKRLAALKGEDPEKVTLETYKLPDSDEEVGEEEAISRVLKQLKEEAALDEASGFNIPPDQTTQPGPSQQNLFKKAKQKSHTPATTALARAEDSDEDELPWCCICNEDATLRCHGCDGDLYCQRCFWEGHEEFDLKDHHTSRYHLPCKQK; encoded by the exons ATGGATAGCCGCTGCTATGGGTGCGCGTCCAAGTTCTCTGTCTTCAAGAAAGAG TGTGGCTGCAAGAACTGCGGACGGTCCTTCTGCTCGGGCTGCCGGAGCTTCAGCGCTGTTGTTCCCCGCTGTGGAAACACTCAGCAGAAGGTGTGCAAGCAGTGCCATGAGAAACTAACTGG AGAAGGATCTCAAAGCAGTTCAGCAAAATGGTCACCACCAGAAAACTACAAAAA GCGTGTAGCAGCTTTTGAGGCTaaacaaaaccagctgaaaGACCAACAGAAGGCAGCTGCAAAACCCCCAGGTCAAGCACGCTGCAGATACCAGGGGCTCTCAAAAGAGGATAGAGCTATTGCAGAGAGACTGGAGAGGctcagggaggaaaggaaaccGA AGTCCATCCCTACTCAGGCTGAGATCGAAGCGAGGCTGGCAGCCCTGAAGGAGGATGGCCGAGGACCTGTTCCATCCACACAGGAAATGGAGGATCGGTTGGCTGTCCTGCAGGGGAGAGATCCTCCTTCCCAAGCTCCCAGACCT GTGCACCAACCTCCCGATACCCGAAGTCTGGTCCAGCAGACAGATGACCTGTTAACTCAGCTGTCTGAGGAGGTTGCCATTGATGAGCATTACAGACGAAGAATTCAGCCTCAAG CTGTTAGTAGCCAAAGTTTGAATGATCTCAATCGGCAAAGTGAGGATTGTGTTTGCCCTGCAAACCTGGACCCAAAACAGCTagaggaagagaagaacaaacttctggcagaggctgctgctgagctgcgGGAAGAGAACACTAGGCAGGAAAAGATCCTACAGGTTGCCAAGAGACTGGCAGCCCTCAAAGGCGAGGACCCAGAGAAAG TTACATTGGAAACCTATAAGCTCCCTGACAGTGATGAGGAAGTGGGTGAGGAAGAGGCCATTTCCAGAGTGCTGAAACAG CTCAAAGAGGAAGCAGCCCTGGATGAAGCTAGTGGATTCAACATTCCCCCAGATCAGACCACCCAACCAGGACCCTCACAACAGAACCTGtttaagaaagcaaagcaaaag AGCCACACTCCAGCCACCACAGCTCTTGCAAGGGCAGAGGATAGTGATGAGGATGAGTTACCCTGGTGCTGCATCTGCAACGAAGATGCCACTTTGCGCTGCCATGGCTGTGATGGGGACCTCTACTGCCAGCGCTGTTTTTG GGAAGGCCATGAGGAGTTTGACCTGAAGGACCACCACACCTCCCGCTATCATCTTCCTTGCAAACAGAAGTGA